One window of Mesorhizobium sp. PAMC28654 genomic DNA carries:
- a CDS encoding ABC transporter ATP-binding protein produces MIEIEHITKRYDATTVVDDVSMVIEPRSVAVIVGTSGSGKTTLLRMINRLVEPTSGVIKLDGADNRSVPGYELRRSIGYAIQGHGLFPHRTVAQNIATVPVLLGWDKDRIKARVDELMTLYQLDPEEFGPRYPHELSGGQQQRVGVARALAAEPNVLLMDEPFGALDPIIRTKAQEDLLAIQKRFGTTIILVTHDMEEAVHMGDKIAVMDAGKLVQYAKPAEILANPASTFVETLVGASERPFRLLSLGRVRDAVENGSAEGEAIPGDASQRDALAELLWSGRPALPVTGADGKSIGRVTVDGLIKRAARPA; encoded by the coding sequence ATGATCGAGATCGAACACATCACCAAGCGCTACGATGCGACGACGGTGGTCGACGACGTCTCGATGGTGATCGAGCCGCGCAGCGTCGCCGTCATCGTCGGCACGTCCGGGTCGGGCAAGACGACACTGCTTCGGATGATCAATCGCTTGGTCGAACCGACCTCGGGCGTCATCAAGCTCGACGGGGCGGACAACCGTTCCGTGCCCGGCTATGAACTGCGCCGAAGCATCGGCTACGCCATCCAGGGGCATGGCCTGTTCCCGCATCGCACCGTGGCGCAGAACATCGCCACCGTGCCCGTCCTGCTCGGATGGGACAAGGACCGCATCAAGGCCCGCGTCGATGAGTTGATGACGCTCTACCAGCTCGATCCCGAAGAGTTCGGGCCGCGTTATCCGCACGAGCTGTCGGGCGGCCAGCAGCAGCGTGTCGGCGTCGCCCGCGCACTCGCGGCTGAACCGAACGTGCTGCTGATGGATGAGCCGTTCGGCGCGCTTGATCCGATTATCCGCACCAAGGCGCAGGAGGATCTCCTGGCGATCCAGAAGCGGTTCGGCACCACCATAATTCTCGTCACCCATGACATGGAGGAAGCCGTGCACATGGGCGACAAGATCGCCGTCATGGATGCTGGCAAGCTCGTGCAATACGCCAAGCCAGCGGAGATCCTGGCAAACCCGGCCAGCACTTTCGTGGAAACACTGGTTGGCGCCAGCGAACGCCCCTTCAGGCTGTTGTCCCTCGGACGCGTGCGTGACGCTGTTGAAAATGGCTCGGCTGAAGGCGAAGCGATTCCCGGCGATGCCAGCCAGCGCGATGCGTTGGCGGAGCTGTTGTGGTCGGGCCGCCCAGCCTTGCCGGTCACTGGAGCCGATGGTAAGTCGATCGGCCGCGTCACTGTCGACGGATTGATCAAACGCGCGGCGAGGCCGGCATGA
- a CDS encoding ABC transporter permease has translation MGIRFDKLGVVIAAIAAYAAFAAPFATFRANRIVPGAARSILEALPATAGPLLLTIIVVAALIALFKTPLVPRLAASIAVLAALGLLIGVAGTFLTPPGNTIARVSPASGFWLLIFAFTLLLADVLTRLNLSPLARIGVLIVAAAAIGLLLVSGSWDSLSILKEYFNRADSFWAEGSKHVTLALGSLAAAVLVGLPLGILCHRVERLRAGVLNVLNIIQTVPSIALFGLLIAPLGWVAAHVPGAAALGIRGIGTAPAFVALFLYSLLPVVANTVVGLAGVPREANDAARGMGMTDRQRLFGVEFPLAFPVILTGIRIVLVQNIGLATIAALIGGGGFGVFVFQGVGQTAMDLVLLGALPTVALAFAAAIILDAVIEMTATKRRVETA, from the coding sequence GTGGGTATCCGGTTCGACAAGCTCGGCGTGGTCATCGCCGCGATAGCAGCCTATGCGGCTTTCGCCGCACCCTTTGCCACGTTTCGCGCCAACCGCATTGTGCCAGGCGCGGCTCGCTCGATTCTCGAAGCGTTGCCGGCCACCGCGGGACCGCTGTTGCTGACGATCATCGTCGTCGCGGCGCTCATCGCGCTCTTCAAGACGCCGCTCGTTCCGCGCCTTGCGGCCAGCATCGCGGTGCTTGCCGCGTTGGGGCTGCTGATCGGGGTCGCCGGTACTTTCCTGACACCGCCCGGCAACACCATCGCAAGAGTCTCGCCGGCATCCGGCTTCTGGCTGCTCATCTTCGCCTTCACGCTCCTGCTCGCCGATGTGCTGACCCGGCTCAATCTGTCGCCTTTGGCGCGGATCGGTGTGCTGATCGTTGCCGCGGCGGCGATCGGCCTTTTGTTGGTGTCGGGAAGCTGGGACAGCCTTTCGATCCTCAAGGAATATTTCAATCGCGCCGACAGTTTCTGGGCCGAAGGCTCCAAGCACGTGACGCTGGCGCTGGGTTCGCTGGCCGCCGCGGTGCTGGTCGGGCTCCCGCTAGGCATCCTTTGTCATCGTGTCGAGAGGCTGCGGGCGGGCGTGCTCAACGTACTCAACATCATCCAGACAGTGCCGTCGATCGCTTTGTTCGGCCTGCTGATCGCGCCGCTTGGTTGGGTAGCGGCCCATGTACCCGGCGCGGCCGCGCTCGGCATTCGGGGTATCGGTACAGCTCCCGCCTTCGTCGCCTTGTTCCTCTATTCGTTGCTGCCGGTGGTGGCCAACACCGTGGTTGGCCTCGCAGGCGTGCCGCGCGAGGCCAATGACGCGGCGCGCGGCATGGGCATGACCGATCGGCAGCGCCTCTTCGGTGTCGAGTTTCCATTGGCCTTTCCGGTGATCCTCACCGGCATTCGCATCGTGCTGGTGCAGAACATCGGGCTCGCCACCATTGCAGCCCTGATCGGCGGCGGCGGTTTTGGCGTCTTCGTCTTCCAGGGCGTCGGCCAGACGGCAATGGATCTGGTGCTGCTCGGCGCGCTACCAACCGTGGCGCTCGCCTTCGCCGCCGCGATCATCCTCGACGCCGTGATCGAAATGACCGCCACAAAGCGCAGGGTTGAAACGGCATGA
- a CDS encoding ABC transporter substrate-binding protein: MRSIKLLAGAALALAITAASASAQVVVSSKIDTEGGVLGNIIQLVLNANNIKTTDRIQLGGTPVVRKAILAGEIDIYPEYTGNAAFFFEKADDPVWKDAAKAYETAKRLDYDANKIVWLSPSPANNTWAIALRKEVADTNKLATLSEFGKYVSGGGQVVLAASAEFVNSAAALPAFQTTYGFKLKPDQLITLSGGDTAATIAAAANQTSGANAAMVYGTDGGIAPSGLVVLDDDKGVQPVYQPAPIIREAVLKDHPEIETLLKPVFAKLDLVTLQELNGRVQVGGEPVKGVAEDFLKKNGFLK; the protein is encoded by the coding sequence ATGCGTTCAATCAAACTGTTGGCCGGCGCCGCTCTCGCGCTCGCCATCACCGCCGCCTCGGCCAGCGCCCAGGTCGTGGTTTCATCGAAGATCGACACCGAGGGTGGTGTGCTCGGCAATATCATCCAGCTGGTGCTCAACGCCAACAACATCAAGACCACCGACCGCATCCAGCTCGGCGGCACGCCGGTGGTGCGCAAGGCGATCCTTGCCGGTGAGATCGACATCTATCCGGAATACACTGGCAATGCCGCCTTCTTCTTCGAGAAGGCTGACGACCCGGTGTGGAAGGATGCGGCAAAGGCCTATGAGACCGCCAAGAGGCTCGACTACGATGCCAACAAGATTGTCTGGTTGTCGCCGTCGCCGGCAAACAACACCTGGGCGATCGCGTTGCGTAAGGAAGTCGCGGACACCAACAAGCTCGCCACGCTTTCCGAGTTCGGCAAGTATGTCTCGGGCGGTGGCCAGGTGGTTCTTGCCGCGTCCGCCGAGTTCGTCAATTCGGCTGCCGCCTTGCCGGCGTTCCAAACTACCTATGGCTTCAAGCTGAAGCCGGACCAACTGATCACGCTGTCTGGCGGCGATACGGCGGCAACCATCGCCGCTGCCGCCAACCAGACCAGCGGCGCCAATGCGGCCATGGTCTACGGTACGGATGGCGGCATCGCACCCTCTGGCCTTGTCGTGCTCGACGATGACAAGGGTGTGCAGCCGGTCTACCAGCCGGCGCCGATCATCCGCGAAGCCGTGCTCAAGGACCATCCAGAGATCGAGACGCTGTTGAAGCCGGTCTTTGCCAAGCTCGACCTCGTGACGTTGCAAGAGCTGAATGGCCGCGTGCAGGTCGGTGGCGAGCCGGTCAAGGGCGTTGCCGAGGACTTCCTGAAGAAGAACGGCTTCCTGAAGTAG
- a CDS encoding MFS transporter, translated as MTSVTAGTGREARRTAIILAASQAIVGSAAPIAISMGALAGQYLLGPDKSLATAPITGFNLGVALGALPAAAIIRQLGQRSGFMTGTVVTALGGLIATLALFHASFWLFAFGLAVIGVGGAFVQQFRFAAADNAPPEFKARAISFVLAGGIITAILGPQIVIFTRELFAPVMFAGSFASILVLAAAGALVLSFLRLPTKALGKVDVAGSDARPLAEIVTQPRFVAALFCAVGSYALMSFVMTGAPLAMVGCGLSEDAATLGISWHVMAMFGPSFFTGSLIHRFGAERIVATGLILLIGCAVVALSGLALWQFWTALILLGLGWNFGFIGATSMVAASYRPSEKGKVQGFHDFVLFGSVACASLMSGMVYNAWGWTMLNWMVFPVTVLCFVALGALKMSGARQPG; from the coding sequence GTGACATCGGTCACTGCTGGAACGGGCAGGGAGGCTCGCCGCACGGCAATCATCCTCGCCGCATCCCAGGCCATCGTCGGATCGGCGGCCCCGATTGCCATTTCGATGGGTGCGCTGGCCGGCCAATATCTGCTTGGCCCTGACAAATCGCTGGCGACGGCTCCGATCACAGGCTTCAATCTTGGCGTGGCACTGGGCGCATTGCCGGCCGCCGCCATCATTCGCCAGCTTGGCCAGCGCAGCGGTTTCATGACCGGCACGGTGGTGACCGCACTCGGAGGATTGATTGCCACATTGGCACTGTTCCACGCCAGCTTCTGGTTGTTTGCCTTTGGCCTTGCCGTGATCGGCGTCGGCGGCGCCTTCGTGCAGCAGTTCCGCTTCGCCGCCGCCGACAATGCGCCTCCGGAATTCAAGGCGCGCGCCATCTCCTTCGTGCTGGCGGGCGGCATCATCACAGCCATTCTCGGGCCGCAGATTGTCATCTTCACCCGCGAACTGTTCGCGCCGGTGATGTTTGCCGGATCGTTCGCGTCGATCCTGGTGCTGGCTGCCGCAGGCGCCCTTGTCCTGTCGTTCCTGAGGTTGCCGACCAAGGCGTTGGGCAAGGTGGACGTTGCCGGCAGCGATGCAAGACCCCTAGCTGAAATCGTCACCCAGCCACGTTTTGTCGCGGCGCTGTTTTGCGCCGTCGGCAGCTATGCGCTGATGAGCTTCGTCATGACCGGGGCGCCTCTGGCCATGGTGGGCTGTGGTCTGTCGGAAGACGCCGCGACGCTGGGTATCTCCTGGCATGTCATGGCGATGTTCGGGCCAAGCTTCTTCACCGGCTCGCTGATCCATCGTTTTGGTGCCGAACGCATTGTTGCCACCGGCCTTATCCTGCTCATCGGCTGCGCCGTCGTCGCCTTGTCAGGGCTGGCGCTGTGGCAATTCTGGACAGCGCTGATCCTGCTTGGCCTCGGCTGGAATTTCGGCTTCATCGGCGCCACCTCCATGGTCGCCGCCAGTTACAGGCCATCGGAAAAGGGCAAGGTCCAGGGCTTTCACGATTTCGTCCTGTTCGGTTCCGTTGCCTGCGCCTCGCTGATGTCGGGCATGGTCTACAACGCCTGGGGCTGGACCATGCTGAACTGGATGGTCTTTCCGGTGACGGTGCTTTGCTTTGTAGCGCTTGGTGCGCTCAAGATGAGTGGCGCGCGCCAGCCCGGCTGA
- the nusB gene encoding transcription antitermination factor NusB, producing the protein MTQSGDKDRPPARQANKRGAARLAAVQALYQMDVAGSGVFEITAEYEAFRLGKEVDGALYREADAQWFRAILAGVVENQKTVDPIIRQALTEDWPLSRLDSTLRAILRAGVYELMKREDVPVAVIVSEYVDIAKAFYEEDEPKLVNAVLDRVSRRVRGEGRGKDAT; encoded by the coding sequence GTGACGCAATCTGGAGACAAAGACCGACCGCCGGCGCGCCAGGCCAACAAGCGTGGTGCGGCCCGTCTTGCCGCCGTGCAGGCGCTCTACCAGATGGACGTGGCCGGCAGCGGCGTCTTCGAGATCACGGCGGAATACGAGGCGTTCCGGCTTGGCAAGGAAGTCGACGGCGCGCTTTACCGTGAGGCCGACGCGCAGTGGTTTCGCGCCATCCTTGCCGGTGTCGTCGAGAACCAGAAGACCGTCGATCCGATCATCCGCCAGGCGCTGACAGAGGACTGGCCGCTGTCCAGGCTCGACTCCACGCTGCGCGCGATCTTGCGCGCCGGCGTCTATGAGTTGATGAAACGCGAAGATGTGCCGGTGGCGGTCATCGTCTCCGAATATGTCGATATCGCCAAGGCGTTCTACGAGGAAGACGAGCCGAAGCTGGTCAACGCCGTGCTCGACCGCGTGTCGCGCCGGGTGCGCGGCGAGGGGCGAGGCAAGGACGCCACGTGA
- the ribH gene encoding 6,7-dimethyl-8-ribityllumazine synthase, whose translation MPKTKKLKLLIIEARFYDDLADALLEGAKAALDDAGAKYDVVTVPGALEIPAVISFALDAAEGEGGEYDGYVALGTVIRGETHHFDIVANESARALMDLSIHESICIGNGILTTENDEQAWARARRTEGDKGGFAARAALTMIAVRKQLGA comes from the coding sequence ATGCCGAAGACGAAGAAACTGAAGCTGCTCATCATCGAAGCGCGCTTCTATGATGACCTGGCGGATGCGCTGCTCGAAGGTGCCAAGGCTGCGCTCGACGACGCCGGCGCGAAGTATGACGTGGTCACCGTGCCCGGCGCGCTGGAAATTCCGGCGGTGATCTCCTTCGCGCTTGATGCCGCTGAAGGCGAGGGCGGCGAGTATGATGGCTATGTCGCGCTTGGCACCGTGATCCGCGGCGAGACCCATCACTTCGACATCGTGGCGAACGAATCCGCACGCGCCCTGATGGATCTTTCAATTCATGAATCGATCTGCATCGGCAACGGCATCCTGACCACCGAGAACGATGAACAGGCCTGGGCGCGCGCCCGGCGCACGGAAGGCGACAAGGGTGGTTTTGCCGCTCGGGCCGCTTTGACCATGATTGCCGTGCGAAAACAGCTCGGGGCCTGA